The following proteins are encoded in a genomic region of Bosea beijingensis:
- a CDS encoding c-type cytochrome yields the protein MIRTALVLAGLGLGLTAVMAQSNPIAERKEAMKAVGAATRDGAAMAKGDAAFDATKAQAIFKTYADAAKKMPTLFPDSSKTGGETTAAPKIWEDQAGFKAAFAKFETDAAAGASVANLDGFRTAFGAATKNCGTCHEAYRIKK from the coding sequence ATGATCCGCACTGCTCTCGTTCTTGCCGGCCTCGGGCTCGGCCTCACCGCCGTGATGGCACAGTCGAACCCGATCGCGGAACGCAAGGAGGCGATGAAGGCGGTCGGCGCGGCGACACGCGACGGCGCGGCCATGGCCAAGGGCGACGCGGCCTTCGATGCCACCAAGGCGCAGGCGATTTTCAAGACCTATGCCGATGCGGCCAAGAAGATGCCGACCCTGTTCCCGGATTCCTCCAAGACCGGCGGCGAGACCACCGCTGCCCCGAAAATCTGGGAAGACCAGGCGGGGTTCAAAGCGGCCTTCGCCAAGTTCGAGACCGATGCGGCTGCCGGCGCAAGCGTCGCGAACCTCGACGGTTTCCGCACCGCCTTCGGCGCTGCGACGAAGAATTGCGGGACCTGCCACGAGGCCTATCGCATCAAGAAGTGA
- a CDS encoding xanthine dehydrogenase family protein molybdopterin-binding subunit has protein sequence MRPMKFGFGQPVRRVEDQRLTTGTGRYTDDIAADGALHAFVLRSPYAHARFTVADVETARKMKGVKLVLTGADVSQYGDLPCKGHVKTISGEMSKSLPVPVLPTDTVRHVGEAVAFIVAETLAQARDAAEAIAIDWDPLPAVTGIAEALESDAPQVWPDRAGNVAFEAEQGDRERTEKAFAKAARTVSLTVVNNRLASNYMETRACIAEYDKADKRWTLTLGSQGSHGMRDLIATYVLKVDPKRIRVVTPDVGGGFGTKIFLYREYPLAMIAAEKLKRPVRWVADRNEHFLADTHGRANLATATMALDAKGKFIALKVDLSAEMGAYLSQYGPFIPWVGTTMTPGCYNIPAVHVVFRGVLTHTTPVDAYRGAGRPEAAYLIERLVDAIARETGKTPDAVRAQNFVKPSEMPHKTQTGPVYDSGEFEGHMRRAMDVADWKGFKARQKASAKAGKIRGIGMASYIEACGGGGPESSTVILEKDGTVTVLIGTQSNGQGHETAYSQLVSQHLDIPMDRIRVVQGDTDRVETGSGTGGSRSIPVGGAALDKATGILTDNLKQLASEKLEAAVGDLEIADGAVRIVGTDKSLDLAAIAALPGATPGLLKVHQSWQPPEATYPNGTHVCELEIDPGTGGTEILNYVVVDDFGVTLNPLMLQGQVHGGSAQGIGQALMEEIRFDPDGQMLTATFMDYALPRAVDIPNFHFETRNVRCLTNAIGVKGAGEAGAIGACPAVMNAVVDALDRVAGIKAMDMPATPLKVFTALKEAGYRL, from the coding sequence ATGCGTCCCATGAAATTCGGTTTCGGCCAGCCGGTGCGGCGGGTCGAGGATCAGCGCCTGACGACCGGTACCGGCCGCTATACGGACGACATAGCGGCAGATGGCGCGCTGCATGCCTTCGTGCTGCGCTCGCCTTACGCCCATGCCCGGTTCACGGTCGCGGATGTCGAGACCGCGCGGAAGATGAAGGGCGTCAAGCTCGTCCTCACCGGCGCCGATGTCTCCCAGTACGGCGACCTGCCCTGCAAGGGGCATGTGAAGACGATCTCCGGCGAGATGTCGAAATCCCTGCCGGTCCCGGTTCTGCCGACCGATACGGTCCGTCATGTCGGCGAGGCCGTCGCCTTCATCGTCGCGGAAACGCTGGCGCAGGCGCGAGACGCGGCCGAAGCCATCGCCATCGACTGGGACCCGCTCCCGGCTGTGACCGGCATCGCCGAAGCTCTTGAAAGCGACGCACCGCAGGTCTGGCCGGACCGGGCCGGCAATGTCGCCTTCGAGGCCGAGCAGGGCGATCGCGAGAGGACCGAGAAGGCCTTCGCCAAGGCGGCGCGGACCGTCTCGCTCACCGTCGTCAACAACCGGCTCGCCTCCAACTACATGGAGACGCGCGCCTGCATCGCCGAATATGACAAGGCCGACAAGCGCTGGACCCTGACGCTGGGCAGCCAGGGCAGCCATGGCATGCGCGACCTGATCGCGACCTATGTGCTCAAGGTCGATCCCAAGCGCATCCGCGTGGTGACGCCGGATGTCGGCGGCGGCTTCGGCACCAAGATCTTTCTCTATCGCGAATATCCGCTGGCGATGATCGCCGCGGAAAAGCTGAAGCGCCCGGTGCGCTGGGTCGCCGACCGCAACGAGCATTTCCTCGCCGACACGCACGGCCGCGCCAATCTCGCGACGGCGACGATGGCGCTCGACGCCAAGGGCAAGTTCATCGCCCTCAAGGTCGATCTCTCGGCCGAGATGGGCGCCTATCTCTCGCAATATGGGCCTTTCATCCCCTGGGTCGGCACCACGATGACGCCGGGTTGCTACAATATCCCGGCCGTGCATGTCGTGTTCCGGGGCGTGCTGACCCACACGACGCCGGTCGATGCCTATCGCGGCGCAGGCCGCCCCGAAGCGGCCTACCTGATCGAGCGGCTGGTCGATGCGATCGCGCGCGAGACCGGCAAGACACCGGACGCGGTCAGGGCGCAGAACTTCGTCAAGCCGTCCGAGATGCCGCACAAGACGCAGACCGGCCCGGTCTACGATTCCGGCGAGTTCGAGGGTCATATGCGCCGCGCCATGGATGTCGCCGACTGGAAGGGCTTCAAGGCCCGCCAGAAGGCCTCGGCCAAGGCCGGCAAGATCCGCGGCATCGGCATGGCCAGCTATATCGAGGCCTGCGGCGGTGGCGGGCCGGAGAGCTCGACCGTGATCCTGGAGAAGGACGGCACCGTCACCGTGCTGATCGGCACGCAGTCGAACGGGCAGGGGCACGAGACCGCCTATTCGCAACTCGTCTCGCAGCATCTCGACATTCCGATGGATCGCATCCGCGTCGTGCAGGGCGACACCGACCGGGTCGAGACCGGCTCGGGCACCGGCGGCTCGCGCTCGATTCCCGTGGGAGGCGCTGCGCTCGACAAGGCCACGGGCATCCTGACCGACAACCTCAAGCAACTCGCCTCCGAGAAGCTCGAGGCTGCTGTCGGCGATCTCGAGATCGCCGACGGTGCCGTGCGGATCGTCGGCACCGACAAGTCGCTCGACCTTGCCGCGATCGCGGCGCTGCCCGGCGCGACACCGGGCCTGCTCAAGGTCCACCAGAGCTGGCAGCCGCCGGAGGCGACCTATCCGAACGGCACCCATGTCTGCGAGCTGGAGATCGATCCGGGCACCGGCGGCACGGAAATCCTCAACTATGTCGTCGTCGACGATTTCGGGGTGACGCTGAACCCGCTGATGCTGCAGGGCCAGGTTCATGGCGGCTCGGCGCAGGGCATCGGCCAGGCGCTGATGGAGGAGATCCGATTCGATCCGGACGGGCAGATGCTGACCGCGACCTTCATGGATTATGCCCTGCCGCGCGCCGTCGACATCCCGAATTTCCATTTCGAGACGCGCAATGTCCGCTGCCTGACCAATGCCATCGGCGTGAAAGGGGCGGGCGAGGCCGGTGCGATCGGTGCCTGCCCGGCGGTGATGAACGCGGTGGTCGATGCGCTCGACCGGGTCGCCGGCATCAAGGCGATGGACATGCCGGCGACGCCGCTCAAGGTGTTCACGGCGCTGAAAGAAGCTGGCTATCGGCTTTGA
- a CDS encoding YiiG family protein, translated as MLTRAFFLSAACAAALLIAAPGAGWAQGVATMPAGSASKAGDDDLQAAITKSNAYTGLMNRTLRAIQSWERYGSWVDMKKGPTGKERYITYGLYSLYDVNSEIAKAEEAMAREPKLPAIDETMGRYIKAYQDLAPLITRAERYYDRKDYRDDNLAEGQKLHGLMVPAARTFLEERSKLDALMRVYKRGLDQRELASVEQREGKSARWQVRNIMINARAVMDLMPSNESPIVDLKTFNAAVADYAGAVREMDAFKDKEPKGVPFIESQASSWLGKLRDFSDKLAKSKGDVRRGAANDANWIVNNYNTMVSLSETAIRMSR; from the coding sequence ATGCTGACCCGAGCTTTTTTCCTGAGCGCCGCCTGCGCCGCCGCGCTGCTTATCGCCGCGCCCGGCGCGGGCTGGGCGCAGGGCGTGGCGACCATGCCGGCCGGCAGCGCCAGCAAGGCTGGCGACGACGACCTCCAGGCCGCGATCACCAAGTCGAACGCCTATACCGGGCTGATGAACCGCACGCTGCGGGCGATACAGTCCTGGGAGCGCTATGGCAGTTGGGTCGACATGAAGAAGGGCCCGACCGGCAAGGAGCGCTACATCACCTACGGGCTCTACAGCCTCTATGACGTCAACAGCGAGATCGCGAAGGCCGAAGAGGCGATGGCGCGCGAGCCGAAGCTGCCGGCGATCGACGAGACCATGGGCCGCTACATCAAGGCCTATCAGGATCTGGCGCCGCTGATCACCAGGGCCGAGCGCTATTACGACCGCAAGGACTATCGCGACGACAACCTCGCCGAGGGCCAGAAGCTGCATGGGCTGATGGTGCCGGCCGCCAGGACCTTCCTGGAGGAGCGCTCCAAGCTCGATGCGCTGATGCGCGTCTACAAGCGCGGCCTCGATCAGCGCGAGCTCGCTTCGGTCGAACAGCGCGAGGGCAAGTCGGCACGCTGGCAGGTGCGCAACATCATGATCAATGCGCGCGCCGTGATGGACCTGATGCCGAGCAACGAGAGCCCGATCGTCGATCTCAAGACGTTCAACGCCGCGGTCGCCGATTATGCCGGAGCGGTCCGCGAGATGGACGCGTTCAAGGACAAGGAGCCCAAGGGCGTACCCTTCATCGAGAGCCAGGCCAGCTCCTGGCTCGGCAAGCTGCGCGATTTCAGCGACAAGCTCGCCAAGAGCAAGGGCGACGTCCGGCGCGGCGCGGCCAACGACGCCAACTGGATCGTCAACAACTACAACACCATGGTCTCGCTCTCGGAGACGGCCATCCGCATGTCGCGTTGA
- a CDS encoding rhodanese-like domain-containing protein — MIVNDLDIDAVKAGLGDGSILLVDVREPHEFAAGHIPGSVSRPLSQFDPADLPNEPGKRIVLSCAAGVRSRRALEFAQSAGLDIDSHYAGGFKDWLMHGEPVAQD, encoded by the coding sequence ATGATCGTGAACGACCTCGATATCGACGCCGTGAAGGCGGGCCTGGGCGACGGCTCCATCCTGCTGGTCGACGTGCGCGAGCCCCATGAATTTGCTGCCGGCCATATCCCGGGCTCGGTGTCGCGCCCGCTTTCGCAATTCGATCCCGCCGACCTGCCGAACGAGCCGGGCAAGCGCATCGTGCTCTCCTGCGCGGCGGGCGTGCGCTCGCGGCGTGCGCTCGAATTCGCGCAGTCGGCCGGGCTCGACATCGACAGCCACTACGCGGGCGGCTTCAAGGACTGGCTGATGCATGGCGAACCGGTGGCGCAGGATTGA
- the lysM gene encoding peptidoglycan-binding protein LysM, translating to MGLFSFIKDAGAKIFGGSAKAATADDLQKELAGHGLPSDVNIQIDGDKVKVSGKAVSTEEAEKIILALGNTTGVAQVESDLAVTKEAAAAVFYTVKKGDTLWKIAEEHYGKGQGAKYTEIVKANTPPVKNPDLIQPGWVLRIPPKA from the coding sequence ATGGGTCTGTTCAGTTTCATCAAGGATGCCGGCGCCAAGATTTTCGGCGGCTCGGCCAAGGCGGCGACCGCCGATGATCTCCAGAAGGAGCTCGCAGGGCACGGACTGCCGTCCGACGTCAACATCCAGATCGACGGCGACAAGGTGAAGGTGTCCGGCAAGGCCGTTTCGACGGAAGAGGCGGAGAAGATCATTCTCGCGCTCGGCAACACCACCGGCGTGGCCCAGGTCGAGTCCGACCTCGCCGTGACCAAGGAGGCCGCGGCCGCGGTGTTCTACACGGTGAAGAAGGGCGACACGCTCTGGAAGATCGCCGAGGAGCATTACGGCAAGGGCCAGGGCGCCAAGTACACCGAGATCGTCAAGGCCAACACGCCGCCGGTCAAGAATCCCGACCTGATCCAGCCCGGCTGGGTCCTTCGCATTCCGCCGAAGGCCTGA
- a CDS encoding GlcG/HbpS family heme-binding protein, whose amino-acid sequence MLTLAQAQTILQTALGHAESNGFKALAIAVLDARGAHKAFAAQDGTSLKRGEIALGKAHGAVALGIGSRAIHKMALDRPYFVEAATHAVGGSLVPVPGGVLIRSPEGTLLGAVGISGDTSDNDEAAACAGIAAAGLKADTGA is encoded by the coding sequence ATGCTGACCCTCGCCCAGGCCCAGACCATTCTCCAGACCGCGCTCGGCCATGCCGAATCGAACGGCTTCAAGGCACTCGCCATCGCCGTCCTCGACGCGCGGGGCGCGCATAAGGCCTTCGCCGCGCAGGACGGCACCAGCCTGAAGCGCGGCGAGATCGCGCTCGGCAAGGCGCATGGCGCGGTCGCGCTCGGCATCGGCTCGCGGGCGATCCACAAGATGGCGCTCGACCGCCCCTATTTCGTCGAGGCAGCGACCCATGCGGTCGGCGGTTCGCTGGTTCCGGTTCCCGGTGGCGTGCTGATCCGCTCCCCCGAGGGTACGCTGCTCGGTGCGGTCGGTATTTCCGGCGACACCTCCGACAATGACGAGGCCGCCGCCTGCGCCGGCATCGCTGCCGCCGGGCTCAAGGCCGATACCGGAGCCTGA
- a CDS encoding NAD(P)/FAD-dependent oxidoreductase: protein MSDAAAANENEVITTDVVIVGAGPCGLFAVFELGLLDIRAHLVDILPKVGGQCAELYPEKPIYDIPGFPMVTGQALVDNLLEQIKPFGPTFHLNQMIEAVEPTGTAEAPRFRVTTDAGTVFDTKTVIIAAGGGSFQPKKPPIPGIEGYESGSVFYAVRKMEAFRGRNILIVGGGDSALDWTLNLQPIANRVTLMHRRDDFRAAPHSVEQMRSLVAEGKMDMKLGQVTGLKGEGGKLEAVICRGTDNEPFEVACDTLLPFFGLTMKLGPIADWGLNLNENLVPVDTEKFETSVPGIFAVGDINTYPGKLKLILSGFHEAALCAQKVHRYVYPEKRLTFQYTTSSTSLQKKLGVA from the coding sequence ATGAGCGACGCGGCTGCCGCCAACGAAAACGAAGTCATCACCACCGACGTCGTCATCGTCGGCGCCGGCCCTTGCGGCCTCTTCGCCGTCTTCGAACTCGGCCTGCTCGATATCCGCGCCCATCTCGTCGACATCCTGCCGAAAGTCGGCGGACAATGCGCGGAACTCTATCCGGAGAAGCCGATCTACGACATCCCCGGCTTCCCGATGGTCACCGGCCAGGCGCTGGTCGACAACCTGCTCGAACAGATCAAGCCGTTCGGGCCGACCTTCCATCTCAACCAGATGATCGAGGCGGTCGAGCCGACCGGCACCGCCGAGGCGCCGCGCTTCCGCGTCACCACCGATGCCGGCACCGTCTTCGACACCAAGACCGTGATCATCGCCGCCGGCGGCGGCTCCTTCCAGCCCAAGAAGCCGCCGATTCCAGGCATCGAAGGCTACGAGAGCGGCTCGGTCTTCTATGCCGTGCGCAAGATGGAAGCCTTCCGCGGCCGCAACATCCTGATCGTCGGCGGCGGCGATTCCGCGCTCGACTGGACGCTGAACCTCCAGCCGATCGCCAACCGCGTCACGCTGATGCACCGCCGCGACGATTTCCGCGCCGCGCCGCATTCGGTCGAGCAGATGCGCAGCCTCGTCGCCGAGGGCAAGATGGACATGAAGCTCGGCCAGGTCACCGGGCTCAAGGGTGAGGGCGGCAAGCTCGAGGCGGTCATCTGCCGCGGCACCGATAACGAGCCTTTCGAGGTCGCCTGCGATACGCTGCTGCCCTTCTTCGGGCTGACGATGAAGCTCGGCCCGATCGCCGACTGGGGTCTGAACCTCAACGAGAACCTCGTCCCCGTCGATACCGAGAAGTTCGAGACCAGCGTTCCCGGCATCTTCGCCGTCGGCGACATCAACACCTATCCGGGCAAGCTCAAGCTCATCCTCTCGGGCTTCCACGAGGCGGCGCTCTGCGCCCAGAAGGTTCACCGCTACGTCTATCCGGAGAAGCGGCTGACCTTCCAGTACACGACCTCCTCGACGAGCCTGCAGAAGAAGCTCGGCGTCGCCTGA
- a CDS encoding urate hydroxylase PuuD: MLAAYLMEWGGMMLRWLHVITAIAWIGASFFFIHLDASLKAADDIPPGTGGRAWQVHGGGFYEMRKYMVAPAVMPAELTWHKWQSYWTWISGFFLLVWVYYAQSELYLIDPAVMQLSPFAAGAIGIAALVIGWLIYDLLCKSPLGKHDVLLGLVGFGYVVAASWAFANVFSGRGALIHTGALMATIMTANVFFNIMPGQRKVIAALVAGEKPDPKYGKAAKQRSTHNNYITLPVLFLMLSNHYPVTYANSSVIPLLVALVIVAGALIRHFFNIRHGDHAKSPWWCWAVAILALWLAFWVAMSSSPGGREQLGLKAAGVPKPVLLAGMTLPPTEVSNIVTGRCAMCHAPEPSWPGIQIAPKGVMLHEPEQIAIHARAIRAQAVMTHAMPPNNLSGMTPAERKALASWLAAAAR; this comes from the coding sequence ATGCTTGCAGCCTATCTGATGGAATGGGGCGGCATGATGCTGCGCTGGCTCCATGTCATCACGGCGATCGCCTGGATCGGCGCCTCGTTCTTCTTCATCCATCTCGATGCCTCGCTGAAGGCGGCCGACGACATTCCGCCCGGCACCGGCGGGCGCGCCTGGCAGGTGCATGGCGGCGGCTTCTACGAGATGCGCAAATACATGGTCGCGCCGGCCGTGATGCCGGCCGAGCTGACCTGGCACAAATGGCAGAGCTACTGGACCTGGATCTCCGGCTTCTTCCTGCTTGTCTGGGTCTATTACGCCCAGTCGGAACTCTATCTGATCGATCCGGCGGTGATGCAGCTCTCCCCCTTCGCGGCGGGGGCGATCGGCATCGCGGCGCTGGTGATCGGCTGGCTGATCTACGACCTGCTCTGCAAGTCGCCGCTCGGCAAGCATGACGTCCTGCTCGGGCTCGTCGGCTTCGGCTATGTCGTCGCGGCGAGCTGGGCCTTCGCCAATGTCTTCTCCGGACGCGGGGCGCTGATCCATACCGGCGCGCTGATGGCGACGATCATGACCGCCAACGTGTTCTTCAACATCATGCCCGGCCAGCGGAAGGTGATCGCGGCTCTCGTCGCGGGCGAGAAGCCCGATCCGAAATACGGCAAGGCCGCCAAGCAGCGCTCGACACATAACAACTACATCACCCTGCCGGTGCTGTTCCTGATGCTGTCGAACCATTATCCGGTGACCTATGCCAATTCGAGCGTGATCCCGCTCTTGGTGGCGCTGGTGATCGTGGCCGGCGCGCTGATCCGGCATTTCTTCAACATCCGGCACGGCGACCACGCCAAATCGCCCTGGTGGTGTTGGGCTGTGGCGATCCTGGCGCTCTGGCTCGCCTTCTGGGTGGCGATGTCGTCCTCGCCCGGTGGGCGCGAGCAACTCGGCCTCAAGGCGGCCGGGGTGCCGAAACCCGTCCTGCTTGCGGGGATGACGCTTCCCCCGACGGAGGTCTCGAACATCGTGACCGGGCGTTGCGCCATGTGCCACGCGCCGGAGCCGTCCTGGCCCGGCATCCAGATCGCGCCGAAGGGCGTGATGCTGCACGAGCCGGAGCAGATCGCCATCCATGCCCGCGCCATCCGGGCGCAAGCGGTGATGACCCACGCGATGCCGCCGAACAACCTCTCCGGCATGACGCCGGCCGAGCGGAAGGCATTGGCGAGCTGGCTCGCGGCGGCGGCGCGCTGA
- the uraH gene encoding hydroxyisourate hydrolase, which yields MGHLSTHVLDTVNGRPGAGIAVTLDRVKADGSRERLVEAVTNSDGRTDSALLSGTLVPGSYELTFAIGAYFRGLGTALPEPAFLDLVPVRFGIAEPEGRYHVPLLASPWSYSTYRGS from the coding sequence ATGGGACATCTCTCGACGCATGTGCTCGACACGGTCAACGGGCGCCCCGGCGCCGGCATCGCGGTGACGCTGGACAGGGTCAAGGCCGATGGCTCGCGCGAGCGGCTGGTCGAGGCCGTGACCAATAGCGACGGCCGCACCGATTCAGCCCTGCTCTCGGGAACGCTCGTGCCCGGCAGCTATGAACTGACCTTCGCGATCGGCGCCTATTTCCGTGGCCTCGGCACCGCCCTGCCCGAACCCGCCTTCCTCGATCTCGTCCCTGTCCGCTTCGGCATCGCCGAGCCGGAGGGCCGCTATCATGTCCCGCTTCTGGCCTCGCCCTGGAGCTACTCCACCTATCGCGGCAGCTAG
- the puuE gene encoding allantoinase PuuE, with product MTQTTYPRDMKGYGRAAPHPHWPGEARIAVQFVVNYEEGGENCILHGDAASEAFLSEIVGAAPWPGQRHMNMESIYEYGSRAGYWRLWRMFTERNMPVTVFAVASALARYPEIVGSMQEAGWEIATHGLKWIDYRDTPKERERADILEAIRIQTELAGERPLGCYQGRTSENTIPLTMEEGGFLYTADVYADELPYWLSGPKGPQLAVPYTLDANDMRFATPQGFNTGEQFFTYLKDSFDTLYAEGETTPKMMSIGLHCRLVGRPGRAAALARFLDYVQSHDRVWVATRLDIARHWVRTQPPQGGYVPSKLPKALFTEVFGRVWEHSPWIANATHDAGIGASHDTAETLHAAMVSSMRKGSAEQQKSLLAAHPDLAGKLAAAGELTPESTQEQAGAGLDRLTSDERVRFTALNEAYKARFGIPFIMAVKGATKAQILAAFDARLKNTPEQETATALAEVEKIALFRLKELLPAA from the coding sequence ATGACCCAGACTACCTATCCGCGCGACATGAAGGGCTATGGCCGCGCGGCTCCGCATCCGCATTGGCCGGGCGAGGCGCGCATCGCCGTCCAGTTCGTCGTCAATTACGAGGAAGGCGGCGAGAACTGCATCCTCCATGGCGATGCGGCTTCCGAGGCCTTCCTTTCCGAGATCGTCGGCGCCGCGCCCTGGCCGGGCCAGCGCCACATGAACATGGAGTCGATCTACGAATACGGCTCCCGGGCCGGCTACTGGCGACTGTGGCGGATGTTCACCGAGCGGAATATGCCGGTCACCGTCTTCGCCGTCGCCTCGGCGCTTGCCCGCTATCCCGAGATCGTCGGCTCGATGCAGGAAGCCGGCTGGGAGATCGCGACCCACGGCCTGAAATGGATCGACTATCGCGACACGCCGAAGGAGCGCGAGCGCGCGGACATCCTGGAGGCCATCCGCATCCAGACCGAGCTCGCCGGCGAACGCCCGCTCGGCTGCTACCAGGGCCGCACCTCCGAGAACACCATTCCCCTGACGATGGAGGAAGGCGGCTTCCTCTACACGGCCGACGTCTATGCCGACGAATTGCCCTATTGGCTCTCCGGGCCGAAGGGGCCGCAGCTCGCCGTGCCCTACACGCTCGACGCCAATGACATGCGCTTCGCCACGCCCCAGGGCTTCAACACCGGCGAGCAATTCTTCACCTATCTCAAGGACTCGTTCGACACGCTCTATGCCGAGGGCGAGACCACGCCGAAGATGATGTCGATCGGCCTGCATTGCCGACTCGTCGGCCGGCCGGGCCGCGCCGCCGCGCTCGCCCGCTTCCTCGACTATGTGCAGAGCCATGACAGGGTCTGGGTCGCCACCCGGCTCGACATCGCCCGCCACTGGGTCAGGACGCAGCCGCCCCAGGGCGGCTATGTCCCGTCGAAGCTGCCGAAGGCGCTCTTCACCGAAGTCTTCGGCCGCGTCTGGGAGCACTCGCCCTGGATCGCGAACGCCACCCATGACGCTGGCATCGGCGCGAGCCATGACACCGCCGAAACCCTGCATGCAGCGATGGTCTCCAGCATGCGCAAGGGCTCGGCCGAGCAGCAGAAATCCCTGCTTGCCGCTCATCCCGACCTCGCCGGAAAACTCGCCGCCGCAGGCGAACTCACGCCGGAGTCGACGCAGGAACAGGCCGGCGCCGGGCTCGACCGCCTCACCAGCGACGAGCGCGTCCGCTTCACCGCGCTGAACGAGGCCTACAAGGCCCGCTTCGGTATCCCCTTCATCATGGCGGTGAAGGGCGCGACCAAGGCCCAGATCCTGGCCGCCTTCGACGCGCGACTGAAGAATACGCCCGAGCAGGAAACCGCGACGGCGCTGGCCGAGGTCGAGAAGATCGCCTTGTTCCGGCTGAAGGAATTGCTGCCGGCGGCTTGA
- a CDS encoding SNF2-related protein, whose amino-acid sequence MTMIPHPHQLVARDAILVARKKGAAGFLLGDLTGLGKTLSAWLALSAMPEQEVLVICPKGAIPQWRRTMALSGLPAKRVTLMNFEKTKPLLAPVADSKKRSTRAKNNEIAKHGRPKRVWPLVVIDEAHRIRNPNSQQGLVCRQMAEAADFTIYMSATAGQSPHELSYLAGLLAKAAGMPSADLDGFRVLMKRLKIGRAKGRWKNWSWEPNEADRKVMADLLYRGANAIGLRRRPEEIAGWPEVQRELVPVALDTAARKLYDATWREFRKELGLAGGSTRKPQGWAADLRFRQKASLLRIPGTADFCEDLLGNDEQVAISVAFLETSAMLAETLRGRGWRTAEINGERSGVQNEETRIAFQTGQLDAVIFTVTESISLHRGEMPGGERERALVIHDMRHSAIQLQQIEGRCHRDGQHATIFYAYAEDTVEEAIAGTVIQRMAAMEGLAGDDTRILEAIAGIVEGRAAA is encoded by the coding sequence ATGACGATGATCCCGCATCCGCATCAGCTCGTCGCGCGTGACGCCATCCTGGTGGCGCGGAAGAAAGGCGCGGCCGGCTTCCTGCTGGGAGACCTCACCGGCCTCGGCAAGACGCTCTCGGCCTGGCTCGCGCTCTCGGCGATGCCGGAGCAGGAGGTGCTGGTCATCTGCCCGAAGGGGGCGATCCCGCAATGGCGCCGGACTATGGCGCTGTCCGGCCTGCCGGCGAAGCGCGTGACGCTGATGAATTTCGAGAAGACGAAACCCCTGCTCGCCCCCGTCGCCGACAGCAAGAAGCGCTCGACGCGGGCGAAGAACAACGAGATCGCCAAGCATGGCCGGCCGAAGCGCGTCTGGCCTCTTGTGGTGATCGACGAGGCGCATCGCATCCGCAATCCCAACTCGCAGCAGGGGCTGGTCTGCCGGCAGATGGCGGAGGCCGCCGATTTCACGATCTACATGAGCGCGACGGCCGGCCAGTCGCCGCATGAACTCTCTTATCTCGCGGGCTTGCTGGCGAAGGCTGCCGGCATGCCCTCGGCCGATCTCGACGGCTTTCGCGTGCTCATGAAGCGTTTGAAGATCGGTCGCGCCAAGGGCCGTTGGAAGAACTGGAGCTGGGAACCGAACGAGGCCGACCGCAAGGTGATGGCTGATCTGCTCTATCGCGGCGCGAACGCGATCGGCCTGCGCCGCCGGCCGGAGGAGATCGCGGGCTGGCCTGAGGTGCAGCGCGAGTTGGTGCCGGTCGCGCTCGATACGGCCGCGCGCAAGCTCTATGACGCGACCTGGCGTGAGTTTCGGAAGGAGTTGGGACTGGCCGGCGGCTCGACCCGCAAGCCGCAGGGCTGGGCCGCCGACCTGCGTTTCCGGCAGAAGGCGAGCCTGCTGCGCATCCCCGGCACCGCCGATTTCTGCGAGGACTTGCTGGGCAATGACGAGCAGGTTGCGATCTCCGTCGCCTTCCTCGAGACCAGCGCTATGCTGGCCGAGACGCTCAGAGGGCGGGGCTGGCGCACCGCCGAGATCAATGGCGAGCGCTCCGGCGTGCAGAACGAGGAAACGCGCATCGCTTTCCAGACCGGGCAGCTCGATGCGGTGATCTTCACCGTGACCGAGTCGATCTCGCTGCATCGCGGCGAGATGCCGGGCGGCGAACGCGAGCGGGCGCTCGTCATCCATGACATGCGCCATAGCGCGATCCAGCTCCAGCAGATCGAGGGGCGATGCCATCGCGACGGCCAGCACGCGACGATCTTCTATGCCTATGCCGAGGATACGGTGGAGGAGGCGATCGCCGGCACGGTGATCCAGCGCATGGCGGCGATGGAAGGGCTCGCCGGCGATGATACGCGGATACTGGAAGCGATCGCCGGGATCGTCGAGGGCCGGGCGGCGGCTTAA